One genomic region from Candidatus Xiphinematobacter sp. encodes:
- the thiS gene encoding sulfur carrier protein ThiS encodes MSTIWINGEELKNVNASTVEELMKELEVSPITLVEHNGKALHRAEWSTMPIRPGDHLELLYLTAGR; translated from the coding sequence ATGAGTACTATCTGGATAAACGGCGAAGAGCTAAAAAATGTCAATGCTTCTACGGTAGAAGAACTGATGAAGGAATTGGAAGTCTCTCCTATCACATTAGTAGAGCACAATGGGAAGGCATTGCACCGCGCGGAATGGTCTACCATGCCGATACGGCCGGGAGATCATCTTGAATTGCTCTATCTCACTGCAGGCAGATAA